From a region of the Vaginimicrobium propionicum genome:
- a CDS encoding 1-acyl-sn-glycerol-3-phosphate acyltransferase encodes MFNRIIARTRLLLEATHAPLRIEVEGSENIPADGAIMACNFVHNFDPLRVSLALGRKTISLNKISPARQPNESHRRSIAEKALSRGQLVLIFPERYPSIDGKLHRGYPEVAGLALRLGVDLIPCGLSRTPENSSAPWVLKVAKPLDLSRYQEMTGASDQVDNYWLRGITDELMTRIAELSGQEYQDTYYEQARDMKLHQVDLAARKAEKQWAKAQAAREQELQRQAEEAEEEEAQLVAAAKAAREYVERLAEAEEAAARQQSK; translated from the coding sequence ATGTTTAATCGCATAATTGCGCGTACCCGGCTACTTCTAGAAGCAACCCATGCACCATTGCGTATCGAAGTTGAAGGTAGTGAAAATATACCTGCCGATGGCGCAATCATGGCATGCAATTTCGTTCATAATTTTGACCCACTCAGGGTCAGTTTAGCCTTAGGGCGTAAAACCATAAGTTTGAATAAAATCAGCCCAGCCAGACAACCCAATGAGTCGCATCGGCGTTCCATCGCTGAAAAAGCGTTATCACGTGGCCAATTGGTATTGATATTCCCAGAACGCTATCCAAGCATTGATGGCAAACTACATCGCGGTTATCCAGAAGTTGCCGGTTTAGCCTTGCGACTAGGGGTTGACTTAATTCCTTGTGGATTATCGCGAACACCAGAAAATTCCAGCGCGCCTTGGGTGCTGAAAGTCGCTAAACCGCTTGATTTGTCGCGCTATCAAGAAATGACTGGAGCCAGTGACCAGGTTGATAACTATTGGTTGCGTGGGATAACCGACGAATTGATGACGCGAATAGCCGAACTTAGCGGTCAGGAATATCAAGACACTTATTATGAGCAAGCCAGGGACATGAAACTTCATCAAGTGGATTTGGCTGCTCGAAAGGCTGAGAAGCAGTGGGCTAAAGCCCAAGCTGCTCGCGAGCAAGAATTACAACGTCAGGCTGAGGAAGCCGAAGAAGAAGAGGCTCAGTTGGTGGCAGCCGCCAAAGCTGCCCGTGAATATGTTGAGCGACTGGCTGAGGCAGAAGAAGCCGCCGCTCGTCAACAATCGAAGTAA
- a CDS encoding class II 3-deoxy-7-phosphoheptulonate synthase, protein MVDLVPSLEHLHELSQLQQPVYEDLDEARQVVSQLRHFPPLVFVAESDNLRDRIACAARGEAFILMGGDCAETFAMVRADNIMAKLRVLLSMSVVMTYAAQVPVVKIGRIAGQYAKPRSKNFETRGEITLPAYRGDAVNGFEFTAQARRHDPQRLIRAYNASAATLNLVRAFVSGGFADLHHVHAWNSSFVKDDHVEKKYEQMAAEIDRALGFMDACGVDDVTMNTVKVFAAHEALLLDYEHALTRVDSRTGNPYATSGHMVWIGERNRSPQGAQVELLRHVHNPLGVKIGPSATTHEILEVCERLDPDRQPGRLSLITRMGAGQVREKLPPIIEAVSKTGRLVAWICDPMHGNTFESANGYKTRRYDDVVAEINGFFDVHKQMGTWPGGVHLEQTGQDVTECVGGAFQLSEKDLVSRYQTACDPRLNRNQSLEIAFMIATRLNEFRHKKRPSTLLDWQL, encoded by the coding sequence GTGGTTGATTTAGTCCCGTCATTAGAGCACCTTCACGAGTTGTCGCAATTGCAGCAGCCCGTCTATGAAGATCTTGACGAGGCGCGCCAGGTTGTCTCGCAATTACGCCATTTTCCGCCGCTGGTATTCGTCGCCGAATCGGATAATCTACGCGACCGAATTGCCTGTGCAGCTAGGGGTGAAGCCTTCATCCTGATGGGTGGGGATTGTGCAGAAACTTTCGCTATGGTGCGTGCCGACAACATCATGGCAAAACTTCGGGTGCTGCTGTCGATGAGCGTGGTAATGACCTATGCGGCGCAGGTGCCAGTCGTAAAGATTGGTCGAATCGCCGGCCAGTACGCAAAACCGAGATCGAAAAATTTCGAGACGCGTGGTGAAATCACTCTTCCGGCCTATCGTGGGGATGCTGTCAACGGTTTTGAGTTCACCGCCCAGGCTCGTCGTCATGACCCACAGCGGCTGATTAGGGCATATAACGCTTCTGCCGCCACCTTGAACCTAGTGCGAGCTTTCGTGTCAGGCGGGTTTGCAGATTTGCACCATGTGCACGCTTGGAACTCGTCATTTGTCAAGGACGACCACGTAGAAAAGAAATATGAGCAGATGGCGGCTGAGATTGATCGGGCGCTAGGTTTTATGGATGCTTGCGGCGTTGATGACGTGACCATGAATACTGTGAAAGTTTTCGCCGCCCATGAAGCCCTGCTATTAGATTACGAACACGCTTTGACAAGGGTCGATTCTAGAACCGGAAACCCTTATGCCACCTCCGGGCACATGGTTTGGATTGGGGAACGCAACCGTAGCCCGCAAGGCGCCCAAGTGGAATTATTGCGCCACGTTCACAATCCGTTGGGGGTAAAAATTGGTCCGTCTGCCACTACCCACGAAATCTTGGAGGTATGCGAGCGGTTAGATCCTGACCGTCAGCCAGGTAGGTTGTCGCTCATCACTAGGATGGGTGCTGGACAGGTGCGAGAAAAGTTGCCGCCCATCATTGAGGCCGTTTCCAAAACTGGCCGGCTCGTTGCCTGGATTTGTGACCCCATGCATGGCAATACTTTCGAGAGCGCCAATGGCTATAAGACTCGTCGCTACGACGATGTGGTAGCCGAAATAAACGGTTTCTTCGATGTTCACAAGCAGATGGGTACTTGGCCTGGCGGCGTCCATCTAGAGCAAACAGGTCAAGATGTCACTGAATGTGTTGGTGGGGCATTTCAGCTATCAGAAAAAGATCTAGTCTCGCGCTATCAAACAGCTTGCGACCCAAGACTGAACCGCAACCAGTCCTTAGAGATTGCGTTTATGATTGCTACCAGGTTAAACGAATTTAGGCACAAGAAACGCCCATCCACTCTCTTGGACTGGCAGCTTTAA
- a CDS encoding MBL fold metallo-hydrolase, translating to MRITSFGHSCVLVEANKTRVLIDPGNFSTGWEAIENLDYLLITHRHADHADPDRLPKFLAVHSQVWVGVEASVADLLPLPVPAHRLSAGQTFSCGELNIKTVGGQHAVIHSDIPRVPNLGYVISAPGQPTLFHPGDALDVIPQNIDILGIPLQAPWSATKEVIEFVRQVGAPKGFIIHDGLLNERGREMISGHLHRLTKCQIIDLRAGQKVIFSGQ from the coding sequence ATGCGCATAACTTCCTTTGGACATTCATGCGTCTTAGTAGAAGCTAACAAGACCAGGGTGCTGATTGACCCAGGCAATTTTTCTACCGGCTGGGAAGCCATCGAAAACCTCGATTATCTGCTAATCACTCATCGTCACGCTGACCATGCTGATCCTGATCGGCTACCTAAATTCCTTGCCGTCCATTCCCAAGTCTGGGTTGGGGTGGAGGCTAGCGTTGCAGATCTGCTGCCATTGCCGGTGCCGGCACATAGACTGTCGGCTGGCCAGACGTTTAGCTGCGGTGAGCTGAATATTAAAACCGTTGGGGGCCAACATGCCGTCATACATTCCGATATTCCGCGAGTGCCTAACCTCGGCTATGTGATTAGCGCGCCCGGCCAACCAACGCTGTTTCATCCAGGTGACGCTTTAGACGTTATCCCGCAAAATATCGACATTTTAGGGATTCCCCTCCAAGCCCCATGGTCAGCCACCAAAGAAGTGATTGAATTTGTGCGTCAGGTTGGTGCTCCTAAAGGTTTCATCATCCATGACGGCCTGCTAAATGAGCGTGGCCGCGAAATGATTAGCGGCCACCTACACAGGCTAACCAAATGTCAGATTATCGATTTACGTGCTGGCCAAAAAGTGATTTTTAGCGGGCAGTAA
- a CDS encoding 1-acyl-sn-glycerol-3-phosphate acyltransferase — protein sequence MSKNLSNRYYLGNFWYRCFKAVIFIPLVRGIWRPTVIGADKIPSSGAILAANHLDAGDTISLPASVKPAMIFPAKRELFESKSIPGRIVAWFLKLVGQVPIDRSGGKASASALGPIEEKLNDGQVIGIFPEGSRSPDARLYKGHTGVARLALEVGKPVLPVGLINTKLTKNKLGLPTMKNAKIIIGDPIDYSRFCQTRHQLSTLRWVTNDVMAHIQELTGQEYVDLYSSRVKRGKLSQVEIAENVKETPTFGMEAPDV from the coding sequence ATGAGCAAGAACCTCAGCAATCGATATTACTTAGGAAATTTCTGGTATCGGTGCTTTAAGGCAGTTATATTTATCCCCCTAGTGCGTGGTATTTGGCGTCCAACGGTTATCGGTGCAGACAAAATACCTAGTAGCGGCGCTATCCTAGCGGCAAATCACCTGGATGCTGGGGACACTATCTCGCTGCCGGCTTCAGTTAAGCCAGCGATGATCTTCCCGGCTAAACGTGAGCTGTTTGAGTCTAAATCCATCCCCGGACGTATCGTGGCGTGGTTCTTGAAACTAGTCGGGCAGGTGCCCATCGATAGATCTGGTGGAAAAGCTAGCGCGTCAGCTTTAGGCCCGATTGAAGAAAAGCTAAACGATGGCCAAGTCATCGGTATTTTTCCTGAAGGTTCCCGCAGCCCAGACGCCCGCCTCTACAAGGGTCACACTGGCGTGGCCAGGCTTGCCTTGGAGGTTGGCAAACCGGTATTGCCGGTTGGTTTGATTAATACGAAATTGACGAAAAATAAACTTGGCCTGCCAACCATGAAGAATGCGAAAATAATCATCGGTGACCCGATCGACTATTCGCGTTTTTGTCAGACTCGTCATCAGCTTTCGACTTTGCGGTGGGTAACTAATGACGTCATGGCTCATATTCAAGAATTAACTGGTCAAGAATACGTCGACCTCTATTCATCTCGGGTCAAGCGCGGCAAATTAAGCCAAGTTGAGATCGCTGAAAATGTGAAAGAGACCCCCACCTTTGGCATGGAGGCTCCAGATGTTTAA